Proteins from a genomic interval of Cupriavidus pauculus:
- a CDS encoding acyl-CoA dehydrogenase family protein: MDNLYADALEAVLRDHCGPAMVRAIEAGGDAAPLWARLDASGFADSLRPDAGLSLSDVLPMLSLAGQYVVPLPLAQTMFARALLDEAKREVPDGPIALACLDGQPRAQVADGAAARWFLAQDADWAWLVPRDAADVAPTGVHGDLTVSVACPAAATFALAPGTLRTVGAALHAAQMAGAIARVFDMTLQYANDREQFGRAIGKFQAIQHQISVMAEQVAMVRMAVQLAFGGPGTRPSRMDAAIAKCNASDAVGPVTSMAHAVHGAIGITEEYDLQLLTRRLHAWRVADGSERYWAREIGQAACDAGGGTIDLLRRWSGEAA; the protein is encoded by the coding sequence ATGGACAACCTCTACGCCGACGCGCTCGAAGCCGTGCTGCGCGACCACTGCGGGCCGGCCATGGTACGCGCCATCGAGGCCGGTGGCGACGCCGCGCCGCTCTGGGCGCGGCTCGACGCCAGCGGCTTTGCCGACAGCCTGCGGCCCGACGCGGGCCTGTCCTTATCGGATGTGCTGCCGATGCTGTCGCTGGCCGGCCAGTACGTGGTGCCGCTGCCGCTGGCGCAGACGATGTTCGCGCGCGCGCTGCTGGACGAGGCCAAGCGCGAGGTGCCGGACGGCCCCATCGCACTGGCCTGCCTGGACGGCCAGCCCCGCGCGCAGGTTGCCGATGGCGCGGCGGCGCGCTGGTTCCTGGCGCAGGATGCAGACTGGGCGTGGCTGGTGCCGCGCGACGCCGCCGACGTGGCGCCGACCGGCGTGCATGGCGACCTGACGGTCAGCGTGGCCTGCCCGGCCGCCGCGACGTTCGCGCTGGCGCCCGGCACGCTGCGCACGGTGGGCGCGGCGCTGCACGCGGCGCAGATGGCCGGCGCCATCGCGCGCGTCTTCGACATGACGCTCCAGTACGCCAACGACCGTGAGCAGTTTGGCCGGGCCATCGGCAAGTTCCAGGCCATCCAGCACCAGATCAGCGTGATGGCCGAGCAGGTGGCGATGGTGCGGATGGCCGTGCAGCTGGCGTTCGGCGGCCCCGGCACGCGCCCGTCGCGCATGGACGCGGCCATCGCCAAGTGCAACGCCAGCGACGCGGTGGGGCCGGTCACGTCGATGGCCCACGCCGTGCACGGCGCCATCGGCATCACCGAGGAATACGACCTGCAATTGCTGACGCGACGCCTCCACGCCTGGCGCGTGGCCGATGGCTCGGAACGCTACTGGGCGCGGGAAATCGGCCAGGCCGCGTGCGACGCCGGGGGCGGCACCATCGACCTGCTGCGGCGCTGGAGCGGCGAGGCGGCCTGA